The Vicia villosa cultivar HV-30 ecotype Madison, WI unplaced genomic scaffold, Vvil1.0 ctg.000505F_1_1, whole genome shotgun sequence genome segment ttatatttttcttaatatttatGGTAAATATACCTATATTAATGTTTAATTAGTATAATTGGTAACTATTATTTTTCTTgcatacattttttttttttgaaattagcaATTATGACATTCAATATAAAGAGTAGATAAAATATCTTTGTGTTGAATAAAGATATTGTTCGAGGCGTATTGATCAAAGTCTAAGGTGCTAGAGGCGTCCACAGCTCCAAGGTTCATATTCGATCCACCTCACAAGTCACAAGTTTTCTTTTGTCTTTGGATGTCATCCAACACTTATATCtgcatttttttttttcataaaacaagaggaTCTCTATTCACTATTTATATATAAATGATCTCACACAAGATTTGAAGTATGTTCTAACTTTAATTTATtcacaaaatattttttactCTATAACTGACTTTTATGTTAAATTGTTAATTGTGCAGACTAAATCCTTCTCCACCGTATCGAAAGCTTACTCCAATATACTCCGACGCATCAAAATTTCACTGCACTTTTTTGGTTCCATCAAAAAACAAATACaaaccatataaaaatataattaagtaAACAATacaaaatcctaatcctaataagaTAATAAATTTAACAACCAaatctattaaataaaaaatgttacaCCCATATATGGATACATGTATCATATCATATATATCAACCAACCCGGTCAATTTATCATGCATGGTAAATTGAAATAATAACCCTGCAAAGTATTCCATATCTTGAGggaaatatattttttcaatgatCTATGTGACCAATATATTCCAAAAAACTTTAATTCAATGCTATAAGCTATCTAGAGGTACCATATGGAGCTATAGAGTCTCCACATTAAATGTTATATAGTTTTGGCCATATTAAGTTTATAATGTACAAGAATTCAAACAATACTTGCATGCATGTTTTAATTTCATAGTTAGAAATTACTCTATAATTAGTATGAAACCATCACACTATTTCCACAAATCAATAGGACAACTTGAGTTTGATGTTGAAGCATTTTCATGAGGCACCATTTCTTGTTTCTCCAAATTTCTGAACTCAACATTGCCATGAAAGATGTTGTCATCATCATTGTCTTTTGTTGCATCTTGACTAAGTTGTGAAGCAACAAACTTGTCAAGAACTCTCCAATCGGTAACTTGATCATCGACATCGGAGTTGTTCCCATACATAGCATGAAGGTTTTGTTGTTGATTAGTTTGCAAGACATGTTGTTCTTCTTGAAGTAGCATTGGTGAAGGGAGCATGGAATTTGTATGATCTATGGTACCATATGTTGTCACCATTGGATTAGGTTGAGCAAGCTTTGGACTCTCTAGAAGAGGGAGATTAAGAAAATGGTTTTGGTATGGTGAATTATCTAGCTCTTTTTTGCAAGGATATGGAAGTTGTTGGTAAATTAAATTTGGTTGAGAGGATTGATTTGGTGAGTCCATGTCTTGCATGAAAGAAACTTGATCATCATACCAACAAGGGGAGTCATGTTCACTCATTTTGCGAAGTGTTGTTGTTACTCTCTTCTTGAATACTCTACACACAACCCATCCTTCTTCCTGCTTCAAACCATTAAAAATAATGACTGATATTAGTTTAGAAAATATTGTAAGAAAGATATTAACTAAGAGTTAACTCAAGTTTATCAATTTAGAAGGGTAGTATCTCTATTCATTTTATCATGACTAATATGCAATAAATCTATTCAGaaccttaaaaaaaaattgagacgactctaaatatatatatatatatatatatatatatatatatatatatatatatatatatatatatatatatatatatatatatatatatatataacattctACTTAACCCGAACAAACTAACCAATGGCATTAATGCATCTCAATAATTCTATCATAGATGAGCTTGTGACTAACTAATCACAAACTATACTAAGTATAATGACTTTTTGACTTTTAGtttaaaattgaaaatgaaaaagactGTATAAATCAAGGAATGGTTATATGATGTGAAAAGCTATTTCATTTGAGAAGTGAAAATTTCGAATTGTCTGTTTGATGAGAAAAAACTATTTCATTTGAGATGTGGTATATACCTACGATTTTTAATTGgtttgaatttatttgatttttttcttaattttaagcTCTTTTAGCATTTGTTATGACGAATTTGGCTGAATTAGAATTGGGGAAATAAAGTTTTATGTTTGATAAGATTATGAATATTGACCTATTAGTTGATCATACTAAAGGCCCGTTTATTTTAACTTATAAAAtggatatttttttttgaaaatgaattttataataaaatattataagtttttttatatttgctttttataaattaaaaattttattttgatatcgTATAACATACatatacattattgaagattaaaatatattcaaaattaatattttttaaaaaagttatttctcaaaaataattttaatgaaaaactattaaaaataacttcaaaattaaataatttttttttaatttgtgatATTCAAAAAAATGTTTCAACAAATTGATTAAATACTTAAATTAATATTCTaagaaataaatattcaaaaccaATTTCATTTGATGTTTTAACGAAAACAttctttataaatttattttacacAATAATATGTAAAAGATTATAAaaactatttataaaaaatataaacaaacgaGCATACATAGTATAGAAAGTGTTTCTAATAAGCACCGCAAATTTTCTTATACTTTTTATTTGGGGAGCAATTCATGCATGGACACGACCCTAAATCCACATTCTTAagcacaaccaataagaaagagtcttttttaaatttattttaattttaattttggttttaattggattcatggggtggttgagattatgaaggagagagaaaaatcaatatttatttttttaattaattctgtGATTGGTTGCGTGTAAAATAATTTCTTAGGTATGTGTCCACGTAAGAATTTTCCTTATTTGggatggtggaacaatcatttgTATGTTGAAATagattttattaattgattttgaCTTTAAATTTTGATGTTG includes the following:
- the LOC131629055 gene encoding NAC domain-containing protein 7-like; its protein translation is METFSHVPPGFRFHPTDEELVDYYLRKKIASRRIDLDVIKDVDLYKIEPWDLVELCRIGAEEQNEWYFFSHKDKKYPTGTRTNRATAAGFWKATGRDKAIYSKHDLIGMRKTLVFYKGRAPNGQKSDWIMHEYRLENDENGAPQEEGWVVCRVFKKRVTTTLRKMSEHDSPCWYDDQVSFMQDMDSPNQSSQPNLIYQQLPYPCKKELDNSPYQNHFLNLPLLESPKLAQPNPMVTTYGTIDHTNSMLPSPMLLQEEQHVLQTNQQQNLHAMYGNNSDVDDQVTDWRVLDKFVASQLSQDATKDNDDDNIFHGNVEFRNLEKQEMVPHENASTSNSSCPIDLWK